A section of the Cyanobium sp. AMD-g genome encodes:
- a CDS encoding iron uptake porin has product MKLFQQLLVAPAALGLLAPVAVQAAELNIDGVNKYAAEEQVTSINQFSDVKPTDWAFQALSNLIERYGCVAGYPNGTYKGGQAMTRYEAAALLNACLDRITEVTDELKRLMAEFEKELAVLRGRVDGLEAKVGELEATQFSTTTKLTGKATFIIGANSYGGNAQVSPAASLATGIPAFVTGPFGPLGPVVPNTWQNQARQTQGATAFNYDIQLNFDTSFTGKDLLRTRLRAGNFAQSPFGGPTVGLNATEAGFEEFCGLGVDCGDVVAINRLFYQFPLGSSFTATIGGRVRQDDMLAVWPSAYPADTVLDIFTYAGAPGTYSLNLGAGGGLWWKSGGFSVSANYVSANGDVGNSIAGTPNCGGIGNACSAQTGTAQVAYTGSNWGLAAAYTYSSGGAGTYGGNATPLANTFFVSSAATNSVGISAYWQPSNSGWIPSISTGWGINRNQFNGANLGNAAALVSTTGITNATSQSWYVGLQWSDVFIKGNSAGMAVGQPTFLTAVSGGNPVFGGPAAATAIVDGNYAWEWWYKFQVTDNISVTPALYYLSAPVGQLSKNVGALGTAGTDFNNFGGFIKTTFKF; this is encoded by the coding sequence ATGAAACTCTTCCAGCAACTGCTGGTTGCTCCCGCAGCCCTCGGCCTGCTCGCCCCTGTGGCGGTTCAGGCAGCAGAGCTCAACATCGACGGCGTCAACAAGTACGCCGCCGAAGAGCAAGTCACCAGCATCAACCAGTTTTCCGACGTCAAGCCGACCGACTGGGCCTTCCAGGCCCTCTCGAACCTGATCGAGCGCTACGGCTGCGTCGCCGGCTACCCGAACGGCACCTACAAAGGCGGCCAGGCCATGACCCGCTATGAAGCGGCGGCCCTGCTGAACGCCTGCCTCGACCGGATCACCGAAGTGACCGACGAGCTGAAGCGTCTGATGGCCGAGTTCGAAAAGGAACTCGCCGTGCTGCGCGGCCGTGTGGATGGCCTGGAGGCCAAGGTGGGTGAGCTGGAAGCCACCCAGTTCTCCACCACCACCAAGCTGACCGGTAAGGCCACCTTCATCATTGGCGCCAACAGCTACGGCGGTAATGCCCAGGTGAGCCCCGCCGCTTCCCTGGCCACCGGCATCCCTGCCTTCGTGACCGGACCCTTCGGCCCCCTCGGCCCGGTTGTTCCCAACACCTGGCAGAACCAGGCCCGTCAGACCCAGGGCGCCACGGCGTTCAACTACGACATCCAGCTCAACTTCGACACCAGCTTCACCGGCAAGGACCTGCTCCGCACCCGCCTGCGCGCCGGTAACTTCGCCCAGTCGCCCTTCGGCGGCCCCACCGTTGGCCTGAACGCCACCGAAGCCGGCTTCGAAGAATTCTGCGGCCTTGGCGTCGACTGCGGTGACGTGGTCGCGATCAACCGCCTCTTCTACCAGTTCCCCCTGGGCAGCAGCTTCACCGCCACCATCGGTGGTCGGGTCCGTCAGGACGACATGCTCGCCGTGTGGCCTTCCGCCTACCCGGCTGACACCGTCCTCGACATCTTCACCTACGCCGGTGCCCCCGGCACCTACAGCCTCAACCTGGGTGCTGGTGGTGGTCTGTGGTGGAAGAGCGGCGGCTTCAGCGTGAGCGCCAACTACGTCTCCGCCAACGGTGATGTGGGCAACTCCATCGCCGGCACGCCGAACTGCGGTGGCATCGGCAACGCCTGCTCCGCCCAGACGGGCACGGCGCAGGTCGCTTACACCGGCTCCAACTGGGGCCTCGCGGCGGCCTACACCTACTCCTCGGGTGGCGCTGGCACCTACGGCGGCAACGCCACGCCTCTGGCGAACACCTTCTTCGTGAGCTCTGCCGCCACCAACTCGGTGGGCATCAGCGCCTACTGGCAGCCCAGCAACTCTGGCTGGATCCCCTCCATCAGCACCGGCTGGGGCATCAACCGCAACCAGTTCAACGGCGCCAACCTGGGCAATGCCGCTGCCCTCGTCTCCACCACGGGCATCACCAACGCCACCAGCCAGTCCTGGTACGTGGGTCTGCAGTGGTCTGACGTGTTCATCAAAGGCAACTCCGCCGGTATGGCCGTCGGTCAGCCCACCTTCCTGACCGCCGTCAGCGGTGGCAACCCCGTCTTCGGTGGTCCCGCTGCCGCCACTGCCATCGTTGATGGCAACTACGCCTGGGAGTGGTGGTACAAGTTCCAGGTCACCGACAACATCAGCGTGACCCCGGCCCTCTACTACCTGAGCGCCCCTGTGGGTCAGCTCTCGAAGAATGTTGGCGCCCTCGGAACCGCTGGTACCGATTTCAACAACTTCGGCGGCTTCATCAAGACCACCTTCAAGTTCTGA
- a CDS encoding glycosyltransferase family 39 protein: protein MKALWATLPFLPLLLTAAPRSFLAHDEGYYALQARWIAQSGQWLAPPWWDQVVFDRTIGLPWLIAAAYRLLGLAPWVAHVPSLVAAVASLLLTAALARRLLGGDGDGWLAAAVLALTPLWLDYAHLASQDMPLLALELLGILALLLAGDTPKRHWALLAGAWIGPAFLIKGFMVALPVLALLPFVLLERRPVLQRPAFWLGLALGWLPVALWLGLSLRVLGLPVVAGLWQKLLYLSESDVYSAGPIYYVWNLPANTFPWSLFALAGWRGWLAAPLERTRRLLLLLYPLLMLLLLSAFRTKTPYYGLQLTPFVALAATAGLRSWSAAAGKSARWASLGIAGLGMALVLAAAVVLWPGAPAKRLVANGVASLAPTPEQFAMAAVGLGLAWALVFWCRRSSPRLGALLIGPWLALVVLVQAGLFTDRSPVQRQALARPAAAQALAAGPIAAAAAAPLSGEEHARLILVALASPRLVPRLGAPEQVPPGDRVWIRRQELPAGWPVQLQAPELEPWLLAAAPGADR, encoded by the coding sequence ATGAAGGCCCTCTGGGCGACGCTGCCCTTCCTGCCCCTGTTGCTCACGGCGGCGCCGCGGAGCTTCCTGGCCCACGACGAGGGCTACTACGCCCTGCAGGCCCGCTGGATCGCCCAGAGCGGCCAGTGGCTGGCTCCGCCCTGGTGGGACCAGGTCGTCTTCGATCGCACCATCGGCCTGCCGTGGCTGATCGCCGCGGCCTACCGACTGTTGGGCCTGGCCCCCTGGGTGGCCCATGTGCCGTCGTTGGTCGCCGCCGTGGCCTCCCTGCTGCTCACCGCGGCCCTCGCCAGGCGCCTGCTCGGCGGTGATGGAGACGGATGGCTTGCCGCCGCCGTACTGGCGCTCACCCCCCTGTGGCTTGACTACGCCCACCTCGCCAGCCAGGACATGCCGCTGTTGGCCCTGGAGCTGCTGGGAATCCTGGCCCTGCTGCTGGCTGGCGATACCCCCAAACGGCACTGGGCCCTGCTGGCCGGGGCCTGGATCGGCCCGGCCTTCCTGATCAAGGGCTTCATGGTGGCGCTGCCCGTGCTGGCCCTGCTGCCCTTCGTCCTGCTGGAGCGGCGTCCCGTGCTGCAGCGGCCCGCTTTCTGGCTCGGCCTCGCCCTCGGCTGGCTGCCGGTGGCGCTCTGGCTGGGCCTGAGCCTGCGGGTGCTCGGCCTGCCGGTGGTGGCGGGCCTTTGGCAGAAGCTGCTCTACCTCTCCGAGAGCGACGTCTACAGCGCCGGTCCCATCTATTACGTATGGAACCTGCCGGCCAACACCTTCCCCTGGAGCCTTTTCGCCCTGGCGGGCTGGCGCGGCTGGCTAGCCGCACCGTTGGAGCGGACCAGGCGCCTGCTGCTGCTCCTCTATCCGTTGCTGATGCTTCTCCTGCTCAGCGCCTTCCGCACCAAGACCCCCTACTACGGGTTGCAGCTCACCCCCTTCGTCGCCCTGGCGGCAACCGCCGGCCTGCGCTCCTGGAGCGCCGCAGCCGGAAAATCTGCCCGCTGGGCCAGCCTGGGCATCGCGGGGCTGGGAATGGCCCTGGTCCTGGCAGCGGCGGTGGTGCTCTGGCCAGGGGCGCCGGCCAAACGGCTTGTGGCCAATGGGGTGGCCAGCCTCGCGCCGACACCGGAACAGTTCGCCATGGCGGCGGTGGGCCTGGGTCTGGCCTGGGCCCTGGTTTTCTGGTGCCGCCGCAGCTCACCCCGACTGGGGGCCCTGCTGATCGGTCCCTGGCTGGCCCTGGTCGTTCTGGTGCAGGCCGGTCTGTTCACCGACAGAAGCCCCGTGCAGCGCCAGGCCCTGGCGCGCCCTGCGGCGGCGCAGGCACTCGCGGCGGGGCCGATTGCCGCCGCCGCCGCTGCCCCCCTGAGCGGCGAGGAGCACGCAAGGCTGATCCTGGTGGCCCTGGCCAGCCCCAGGCTGGTTCCCCGCCTTGGGGCGCCGGAACAGGTTCCTCCGGGGGATCGGGTGTGGATCCGCCGCCAGGAGCTGCCGGCCGGATGGCCCGTGCAGCTGCAGGCCCCCGAGCTTGAGCCCTGGCTGCTGGCCGCAGCTCCAGGTGCGGACCGATGA
- a CDS encoding glycosyltransferase: MNGTLQPEGLQRFHRRNRAYYDDLDRLHQVLVAPGLRVLEIGCGLGDLLAATRPSHGVGIERDPAIAAAARAAHPNLRFVCAEAATIDPEAIGEGEPFDVILVANTLNTLEDVQGVLERLAAFCHDRTRLVVSFHNWLWQPLLKAAETLGVRQPQPPESWLTPRDVHNLLDLAGWEVLKQGHRCLLPRRLPLLSPLVNRWLSQLPVLEQFGLTHWLVARPATPAQRRPSVSVVIPARNEAGNIAAAIERMPLLGSATEVLFVEGHSSDATWAEIERVCAAYRGPLRLRALRQSGRGKADAVWLGFDQAEGEVLMILDADLTVRPEDLPRFYKALAEGRGEFVNGCRLVYPRSSAAMPPLNTAANRFFAAAFSWLLRQRLKDTLCGTKVIWKADYERLKAGRAYFGDFDPFGDFDLLFGAAKLNLKIVEVPVRYQERSYGSSNIAHVKEGLILARMCLYAAQKLRFTP; this comes from the coding sequence ATGAACGGCACGCTCCAGCCCGAGGGGCTGCAACGGTTCCATCGCCGCAACCGCGCTTACTACGACGACCTGGACCGGCTGCACCAGGTGCTGGTGGCTCCGGGGCTGAGAGTGCTTGAGATCGGCTGCGGCCTGGGGGATCTGCTGGCGGCCACCCGCCCGAGCCACGGGGTGGGCATCGAGCGCGACCCCGCCATTGCCGCCGCCGCCCGGGCGGCCCATCCCAACCTGCGCTTCGTCTGCGCCGAGGCGGCGACCATTGACCCGGAGGCGATCGGGGAAGGCGAGCCCTTCGATGTGATTCTCGTCGCCAACACCCTCAACACCCTTGAGGACGTCCAGGGGGTGCTTGAGCGACTGGCGGCGTTCTGCCACGACCGCACCCGGCTGGTGGTGAGTTTCCACAACTGGCTGTGGCAACCGCTGCTGAAGGCGGCAGAGACCCTGGGCGTGCGGCAGCCCCAGCCGCCCGAGAGCTGGCTCACCCCCAGGGACGTGCACAACCTGCTCGACCTGGCCGGCTGGGAGGTGCTCAAGCAGGGGCACCGCTGCCTGCTGCCCCGCCGGCTCCCCCTGCTCAGCCCCCTGGTCAACCGCTGGCTGAGCCAGCTGCCCGTGCTGGAACAATTCGGGCTGACCCACTGGCTGGTGGCCCGGCCCGCCACCCCGGCCCAGCGCCGCCCCAGCGTCAGCGTGGTGATCCCTGCCCGCAACGAAGCGGGCAACATCGCCGCCGCCATCGAGCGCATGCCCCTGCTGGGGTCGGCCACCGAGGTGCTGTTCGTCGAAGGCCATTCGTCCGATGCCACCTGGGCGGAGATCGAGCGGGTCTGCGCGGCCTACAGAGGCCCCCTGCGGCTGCGGGCCCTGCGCCAGAGCGGCCGCGGCAAGGCGGACGCCGTCTGGCTGGGCTTCGATCAGGCCGAGGGGGAGGTGCTGATGATCCTCGATGCCGACCTCACCGTGCGCCCCGAGGATCTGCCCCGCTTCTACAAGGCCCTGGCCGAGGGCCGGGGGGAGTTCGTCAACGGCTGCCGGCTGGTGTATCCCCGCAGCAGCGCCGCCATGCCGCCGCTGAACACGGCCGCCAACCGCTTCTTCGCCGCGGCCTTCTCCTGGCTGCTGCGCCAGCGGCTCAAGGACACCCTGTGCGGCACCAAGGTGATCTGGAAGGCCGACTACGAGCGGCTCAAGGCCGGGCGGGCCTACTTCGGCGACTTCGACCCCTTCGGCGACTTCGATCTGCTCTTCGGCGCGGCCAAGCTCAACCTCAAGATCGTGGAGGTGCCGGTGCGGTACCAGGAGCGCAGTTACGGCAGCTCCAACATCGCCCACGTGAAGGAGGGCTTGATCCTGGCGCGCATGTGTCTCTATGCGGCTCAGAAGCTGCGCTTCACGCCATGA
- a CDS encoding lysylphosphatidylglycerol synthase transmembrane domain-containing protein — MKKRWLLGLVATLVLYLGLSFWFGFANVIRSLAALPWWCWLVVAALVALGYVLLFQRWQFYLRQLGHPLPWRPSSRIYAAGLALVAAPGRSGEALRGLWLQRRHGIPMQVGVGVTLAERVTDLAGALLVLAWGLGGRVLPALLAAGGTLAIGAWLLTHPAALRRLEAFLDRLPAHRRWRGLTRLLREALGAVSRLRQLLRPWPLLVGTTLAALVWLMEAAALMGLLQLLGDPLVLPQAAVIRTAMALGGVLSFLPAGVGTAEATAIGLAVAFGINRSAALAVILVLRVCTVLLPTAVGVLVLARLRNGGPAEGGDGVDA, encoded by the coding sequence ATGAAAAAGCGCTGGCTCCTCGGCCTGGTGGCCACCCTGGTCCTCTACCTGGGGCTCAGCTTCTGGTTCGGCTTCGCCAACGTGATCCGCTCCCTGGCGGCACTGCCCTGGTGGTGCTGGCTCGTGGTGGCAGCGCTGGTGGCCCTGGGTTATGTGCTCCTGTTCCAGCGCTGGCAGTTCTATCTGCGGCAACTGGGACACCCCCTGCCCTGGCGTCCCAGCAGCCGGATCTACGCGGCCGGCCTCGCCCTGGTGGCCGCACCGGGCCGCAGCGGTGAGGCCCTGCGCGGGCTTTGGCTGCAGCGTCGCCACGGCATCCCGATGCAGGTGGGCGTGGGGGTGACCCTGGCGGAGCGGGTGACGGACCTGGCTGGAGCCCTGCTGGTGCTCGCCTGGGGCCTGGGGGGAAGGGTTCTGCCGGCCCTCCTGGCCGCTGGGGGGACCCTGGCCATCGGCGCCTGGCTGCTGACCCACCCAGCCGCCCTGCGGCGCCTGGAGGCGTTTCTCGACCGACTGCCGGCCCACCGGCGCTGGCGCGGTCTGACCCGCCTGCTTCGGGAAGCCCTTGGAGCGGTGAGCCGGCTGCGCCAACTGCTGCGGCCCTGGCCCCTGCTGGTGGGCACCACCCTGGCGGCGCTGGTGTGGCTGATGGAGGCGGCGGCATTGATGGGCCTCCTCCAGCTGCTGGGGGATCCCCTGGTCCTGCCCCAGGCCGCCGTGATTCGCACGGCGATGGCCCTCGGCGGCGTCCTCTCCTTCCTGCCGGCGGGGGTCGGTACCGCAGAGGCCACCGCCATCGGCCTGGCGGTGGCCTTCGGTATCAATCGATCGGCGGCTCTGGCCGTCATCCTCGTGCTGCGGGTGTGCACCGTGCTGCTGCCCACGGCGGTGGGCGTGCTGGTGCTGGCCCGCCTCAGGAACGGTGGCCCGGCAGAAGGTGGCGACGGGGTGGACGCGTGA